The region GGGTTATTTTCAATATTAACACTTCTAAGCTTAGGGTTATTATCAAACCTGATATACTCAATATTATTCCCCATAGCAACAAGTATCTCAATCTCTAAGTTATACGAAACATCCACAGAATTAATCCCAGTGTCATTAATAAATAACGTCTTTAAATCATGCAATTGAGAAACATCAATGCCATTAAGGGGGTTATTGTTTAGCGTTATATCACGAATACTACGTGAGTTGGTGAGATTAATATGTTCAATTAAATTATCTGAAACATTCAAGTAACTAACATCAGTGCCCTCTAAGTTGATATTGCTAATTAAATTGCTTGTTAAAAACACAATATTAAGTTTCGGTAAGTGGGAAAGGTTTACTTCCTCTAATGCTGTATTGTAATTAATATATACTGTGTTTAATTCTAAATTTTGAGATATATCTACTGATTTAAGATAAGGGTTGTTAGCTATATCTATATACTCCAAACTGGGGTTACCGCTGAGGTCCAACTCAGTGAGTGCGGTGTAAAGCAGATATAGCGTCTTTAGGTTTTCAAGCTGCTCAATACCTGCAATAGAGTCTATACCGTTACGACTACAACTAAGCTCGGTGACCTCTTCAACGCTTGACCAACCATACTCCTCCACCCAACCGATGAAGCATTTTTTCATAGCTGGATGCTCAAAGTGCACATCGTCATACCATTCTTTTACTGTGTTATCAGAAGAGTTACAACCCATCAATACTACAGCGATAAATATAAGGTAAATTTTTTTCATGTATTCCAATCCTATTGGAGCGCTAACAATGTAGCGCTCAACATAGTTATAAAATGTATCGTTAGGTTAGTTATACGTTTGCTTCAAATCATCTATCACACTTTGATAATCTTCACCTTTGATGGTATTAAGGTAATTAGCATTTAAACTACTGAGTTTATTTCTTGCCATGCTGCTGTTGATACCACCATGGTCTTGGAATCTATACCGATAAGACGACCCATCAAAGTTATCTGTCACATAGTAGTCATAACAAACGGAAGGGGTGTTATAAACCTGATAGGCATCTTCTGTATCAGTCATCTCTGCGCGATTAAGTTTACATTGCGTCGTTCTAAATGAGGTTAAATAGACATTGTCTGCAATTTTTTTATCACTTGCCGCCCCCATAGCTTTAACTGAAGTAGCCATCTGTGCACCTTGGGTTTCTATAAATATTAATTTGTTTTCTCCGAAGTGAACTCTGTCAGCCAAAATAGCATAGCGAAATGCAGCTGCAGCGGAGTAATGTACGGCTATGTCACTATAATATGGCTTTGTACTCTTAATCAAAGTCCATTCTGTTCAAAGAACAAACAAAGTAGGCTTTTTTTTTCGCCAAGTAAATACGAGTAACAACAAAAATACAAACTGTTACAGCGGGTTACGAAGTTGTGAGTCCCGTTAAGTTTGGAGAGGTATGGTGTTTACGAAGGAACATGCTAATCAAGGTTAGAATTAACCACTATAACCAGGGTAAAACAGAGCCAAGGAGAAGATAACTCTGTTTTATTTTTAGGCTAGTTATAGTGTTTAATTTTAATTAAAATCTGTATCAGTTTGTATTCCCCCATTTTGAGAGATATATTCAAAACTAGAGTAAAGTAGTTTAATGATATATTAGCTCTGTTTATTCTGTTGAATAGTGATTTAGATGTTTGAATACAAATTCCCCCCCCCTCAATTCAAGGTATTCGCTGAAACTCGTTTTGGAGCGTGCGACGTGAAGTCGTATAAAAGACGGGACAGGTATTCTAGATTGTGCAAAAACCTTTCAGATTAGCTTTTCTATAGCCAAAACTTTACTAGCCTTACTTGCCTTTTGAGCTGCGAAACTCACTTTGGGGCATAAATGCGTTACAGCCACCAACGGTATACTTCTTTTGTATTGGGGCGTTTACGGTAATACATCACTTCAGTTTAACCAATTGCCTGCCGCAAGTGCTGTATAGGATATACGAATGTCGCGATCACATGGTCAATGATGTTCCCGACATCATAATGACATTTCCCATATCCCTATGGGTCATATATGAAAGAGCGACCTTTTATGCAGATACAACTGCGAGACGCCGCATTCTTTATATAAATCAAAAGGTCCATGTAGGCTCTGCCAAAACATATAACATCCATGTTAAACGGCCAGTTCGGCATCCATGCCTCTCGCTCAGAGCGTTTCACACGGTGAAACTTCGCCTTGTCATGGACGGTCAAAGCCGCGCTTACACCGGGATTATTATCTCTTCGATTTGACTCTATTTGTGGCAATTTAAAAAAGCTAAAAAGATCAAAAATCTAACCAGCTAAAAGGCTCAATTTGAATTGAGGGCATCGAGAAAAGGCCGTGAGCTTGGCATGGATGCCAGGCTAGCTTTCGTTAGGCCACGGATGGCCTGTTGGAAGCGTTAGGGCTTTTCGACAATGACCGTAGACGGATACAAACGAAGTTAAAAGCTGGATAAATCCCCATCGAAAATCATTCGCTTTTTAGCATTTTTCGTTAGGGGCTGCTGGGTGATCCAAGAGGGTATTGCAGTTTTTCCCTTGACTCTGGTGTGGGCGAAGCGCCACGACTTTGATTCAAACGGCGTTTGGAAATAAAGGATGGAAACCTACGGTCTAAATCTGCTGTGAACTAAGTACCTCGACGTTGATTTATTTAAAATGGCAAACCAGATTTGGGGCTGAAATGATTTATCCCCCTGATATGATTCTGAACTTAAATGTGTTCGATGCTCTAGAAATCTTGATTATAAATAGTAAAACTAGTTGATCTTAATTATATTTTTCTGCGTATTATACGTAGTCAAAAAATGTAAATTAAATATAGTAAGCATCTAAAAATACCAATGGAATAATGATAATTTAGCACTGCAAATATTAACTTCAACTACAAGCAGGCTGTATTAATAAAAATTTAAAATACCTTAAGGAACAACAATATGTACATGATGGTTAAGCACATCCACCTGACAATAATTGCGCTTACGTTTATATTTTTTATCATTAATTTTGTGTTAACGATTAAAGGGTCTGACAAGGTCAATAATAAACTGCTTAAGATAGGACCACACATTTTATATACCCTATTTATCTGTACTTTCATTTACCTAGTTCTAGTAAATCCACTTAATTTATATCCCTTCGTAAATGGTTGGGCATCTTCTAAATTAGCTGGTTTCGCTCTCTATGTACTCTCTATTACTTTTGCGCTTAAGTGGGCCAAGTCAATGCTATGGCGTATTGCAGGATTTATTAGTGCAACGTTTTGGTTAGTTATGAGTGCCAGACTTGGTTTTGCTCATCACCTAAAATCAAAAGGTTTTGAGGATACTAATGCTTATTTTGAAGTGGGATACTCTATGTTAACAGCAACTTGCTAGCCTGTTACCATTTCAATGGTTAATGTATTTTAGACCTGTATTACCCAATAAAAACTGACTCTTACATTAGAGTCTTAAAGCCTTTCTAAATTATCTCTTGAATTAATCGATTGAGTAATGCTCTATCTATTTGCCATTACCAAATTTGTTAAAGAATTAAGCTAAGCAGCCTCAGCACATAGAAGGTTGCTTAGCTGTATTTCTCTTCGTTTTTATCCAATACTTCATAACGCCCAATCAATAACAAAAAATTATTATTATTATAAATTATCATAATTTTATTATATTAAAGCTTCATCATATAATTCTCCCATCAAAACGAACAAGCAGCAGCTTAGAAATTAACGTATAGGGCGAGATTATTATGAAAATGAGTCATGTAGGTATTATGGTTGGCGACATGGATAAAGCTGTCGAGTTTTATACCCAAGCATTAGGTCTTGAAACTGTCATGGGCAAGTCTGAAGTCATCGAAGAAAAACAAACTGCCATTGGTAGAATGTGTATTGCGGTATTTGGTGATGGCTTTAAAGGTTTTAACATTGCACACCTAGTCACTTCAGATGGAATAGGCTTCGAATTATTTGAAATGAAAGACCGCGAAGAAAGACATAATGTCGACTTCACTAAAATCGGTATTTTCCATTACTCTTTAGAAACAGATGATTTTGAAGGCGTTATAGAGCGAGTGAAAAAATTTGGCGGTAAAGTCAGAATGGACATTATGCGCTATCATCCAGAAGATGATAATAAGCCGTATAAAATGGTGTATTTAGAAGACCCATTTGGAAATCTATTTGAACTGTATTCACATTCTTATTCAGAAACTTATTCTTCTGAATACACATAACAATTATAGCTTTAAAAAAATCAGCAGCTAACCTAGGTTAGTTGCTGATTTTTTTGTAATGAATATGCTTTTTTGTGGTCATAAATCATTTGAGACATACACCTGTTAGTACAAACTCTGATAATGAATATTGAGGAAAATCGAATAGACCTGTTAAGTTGCTGGCCAACAAAAACCTGCAACTACAATTACCCTTAGTGCTACCCTCAAGCGCTGTTTGTAAATTCCGATCAAACTTAGTACCTGCTTCCTGATCCCCGTTTTACGCTTTGATTTATATCGATTCGATTATGGAAGTAACTGAACCTTTTAACTCACTTCAACGTAATAAAGTAAGTGAATAATCGAAATTAAGATAATCCAAGAAGGAGGAGTTAATGAACCCACTGCACCCTAAAAAACTACTCAATAGCAAATGGACAAAAGTTAACGTGACCAATAAATTGAAGCATTTTTCAATCACCAAAGTAAGCTTTGATGAAGACCAAAATGTCATAGAATGTTTAATTCGAGCAGAACTTAACGGACAGGAGATTGATATAAATTGGCGGGAGTTAAAAAATACCAGCCTCTGGTTACAAGGCTGGAAATAATAAGGTTACCAATAACGATTTAAGTGAATAATTAAATAAAGTCACATATTTCATTTAAGGATTTTTTTTGTAGTGCATGTTCAGGCACTGTGGCGCCCTCTCCCGGATAGCCAGCAATAATAAGCATGTAAGGTCGCTCATTGTCATTGTCTCTGCCACAAACCTTACTTAAAAAGGACATAGGTTTTGGAGTATGGGTTAATGTGCCGAGTCCGGCGCTGTGTAATGCTTGGATTAAGAAGCCTGTGGCGATACCGACAGATTCATGAACATAATAATTTTGTTTTTGCTCACCATTATCTTCGCTGCGTTTTTTAGAAAACACCGCAATTAACCATGGGGCCGTTTCAAGATAAGGTTTGCTGGCATTAGTCCCTAATGG is a window of Shewanella donghaensis DNA encoding:
- a CDS encoding leucine-rich repeat domain-containing protein; this translates as MKKIYLIFIAVVLMGCNSSDNTVKEWYDDVHFEHPAMKKCFIGWVEEYGWSSVEEVTELSCSRNGIDSIAGIEQLENLKTLYLLYTALTELDLSGNPSLEYIDIANNPYLKSVDISQNLELNTVYINYNTALEEVNLSHLPKLNIVFLTSNLISNINLEGTDVSYLNVSDNLIEHINLTNSRSIRDITLNNNPLNGIDVSQLHDLKTLFINDTGINSVDVSYNLEIEILVAMGNNIEYIRFDNNPKLRSVNIENNPLNKDALDYLATIDWLEVLRY
- a CDS encoding SirB2 family protein, with the translated sequence MYMMVKHIHLTIIALTFIFFIINFVLTIKGSDKVNNKLLKIGPHILYTLFICTFIYLVLVNPLNLYPFVNGWASSKLAGFALYVLSITFALKWAKSMLWRIAGFISATFWLVMSARLGFAHHLKSKGFEDTNAYFEVGYSMLTATC
- a CDS encoding VOC family protein, whose amino-acid sequence is MKMSHVGIMVGDMDKAVEFYTQALGLETVMGKSEVIEEKQTAIGRMCIAVFGDGFKGFNIAHLVTSDGIGFELFEMKDREERHNVDFTKIGIFHYSLETDDFEGVIERVKKFGGKVRMDIMRYHPEDDNKPYKMVYLEDPFGNLFELYSHSYSETYSSEYT
- a CDS encoding TIGR02450 family Trp-rich protein, which produces MNPLHPKKLLNSKWTKVNVTNKLKHFSITKVSFDEDQNVIECLIRAELNGQEIDINWRELKNTSLWLQGWK
- a CDS encoding nitroreductase family protein; amino-acid sequence: MSEAHLPLTDFIEYSPSEMIERAKQNYQNVQRRHSIRKFSDRAVPQEIIEQCILAAGTAPNGANHQPWHFVAISNPEIKAQIRQQAEAIEQAFYAGRGGEEWLDNLKPLGTNASKPYLETAPWLIAVFSKKRSEDNGEQKQNYYVHESVGIATGFLIQALHSAGLGTLTHTPKPMSFLSKVCGRDNDNERPYMLIIAGYPGEGATVPEHALQKKSLNEICDFI